Proteins encoded within one genomic window of Lysinibacillus sphaericus:
- a CDS encoding bifunctional diguanylate cyclase/phosphodiesterase, translating to MWELNKHFSLFRKGILFILFSSVLLMIIGYWSDEFYGIFGKSNYVSIHLLIEILIIVVTMTIAIQSWLTTPYILSNRTLYIGALFLTYSLIEIAHALSYKGMPHFIMESTPYAATWFYIIGRLVLSCGILLIFFIKEKAILNKTYRWFIYSTPFVITVGLFILIYVPTTPILPPLVIEGVGPTPLKISLQYVAMACHFLIMYLLLKKFKVAPNIIFLLLGSASYLIISDLLFTTYRDVYDIKNFIGHIFQLCSFYFLFKAIYFSSIEKPFQDLIEMQKHLEKSREKMHYMAYHNEVTSLPNERFLMETLHKNLYKSNVKKAILAIEIERISAIKASLGSSYADKLISQVAQRLKDIIPEQYLLSMLREDYFIVFIDDANHTQRIMELCKQLQMAMAKSFQIQHISLNGHLNIGISLFPTDAYKEEELVRYAVYAMQEARKVPSRIVFYETSMSSDITEKIILENDLRHALDNHELFVEYQPQIDLQSGQILSVEALVRWQHPSKGMISPGLFIPIAEESGIIIPIGQWVLETACRQVKQWEQAGLPPIKVAVNLSLGQLFQQDLVEMIQSVLEDTDLDPKYLQLEITESMTINIDHITMILHQLKTLGVTIAVDDFGTGYSSLSYLKDFPIDCLKIDRSFVQKIQSDPTDKALVDMILSMAKHLRLKVVAEGIEEVAQLNYLMAGHCETVQGFLFSKPLHPTYLQDNYQALQDNAQTILEALHAQC from the coding sequence CGATGACGATTGCCATCCAATCATGGTTAACAACACCTTATATTCTATCTAATAGAACTCTATACATAGGTGCATTATTTTTAACGTATAGCTTAATTGAAATTGCACATGCACTTTCTTATAAGGGGATGCCGCATTTTATTATGGAGAGCACCCCCTATGCTGCAACATGGTTTTATATTATTGGAAGGTTAGTGTTATCATGTGGTATCTTGCTCATATTTTTTATTAAGGAAAAAGCCATTCTTAATAAAACGTATCGATGGTTCATTTATAGTACGCCATTTGTTATTACTGTTGGATTATTCATACTTATATATGTACCGACTACCCCTATTCTGCCACCGCTTGTTATTGAAGGAGTCGGTCCAACACCGTTAAAAATTTCGTTGCAGTATGTCGCAATGGCATGCCATTTTCTCATCATGTACTTATTACTAAAAAAATTTAAGGTAGCTCCCAATATTATATTCTTGTTGTTAGGTAGTGCAAGTTATTTAATCATTAGTGATTTACTTTTTACTACATATCGTGACGTTTACGATATTAAAAATTTTATTGGACATATTTTTCAATTGTGTTCTTTTTATTTTCTTTTTAAAGCCATTTACTTTTCATCAATTGAAAAACCGTTTCAGGATTTAATAGAAATGCAGAAACATTTAGAGAAATCTAGAGAGAAGATGCATTATATGGCTTATCATAACGAGGTGACAAGCCTACCAAATGAACGGTTTTTAATGGAGACATTACATAAGAACTTATATAAATCGAATGTTAAGAAGGCTATTTTAGCTATTGAGATTGAACGCATTTCAGCTATTAAAGCGTCACTAGGTAGTTCATATGCAGATAAATTAATTAGTCAAGTTGCACAGCGGCTAAAGGATATTATACCGGAGCAGTATTTACTAAGTATGCTTCGAGAAGATTATTTTATCGTATTTATTGATGATGCAAATCATACACAACGAATCATGGAGCTTTGTAAACAGTTGCAAATGGCCATGGCGAAATCCTTCCAAATACAACATATTTCTTTAAATGGGCATTTGAATATTGGCATATCTTTATTCCCGACGGATGCCTACAAAGAAGAAGAGCTTGTCAGGTATGCTGTGTATGCGATGCAGGAGGCGAGAAAAGTACCTTCACGCATCGTATTTTATGAAACTTCCATGTCTAGCGATATTACAGAGAAAATTATTTTAGAAAATGATTTACGTCATGCTTTGGATAATCATGAGTTGTTTGTGGAATATCAACCGCAAATAGATTTGCAGTCAGGGCAAATTTTATCGGTTGAAGCACTAGTCCGTTGGCAGCACCCAAGTAAGGGCATGATTTCTCCAGGTTTGTTTATTCCGATTGCCGAAGAGTCAGGTATCATCATTCCGATTGGACAATGGGTATTAGAAACGGCGTGTAGGCAAGTGAAGCAGTGGGAACAAGCCGGCTTACCACCTATCAAAGTAGCGGTAAATCTTTCTTTAGGCCAATTATTTCAGCAAGATTTAGTGGAGATGATTCAATCTGTACTTGAAGATACTGATTTAGACCCAAAATACTTACAATTAGAAATAACGGAAAGTATGACCATTAATATCGATCATATCACGATGATTTTACATCAATTAAAAACGCTCGGTGTGACAATTGCTGTTGATGATTTTGGTACTGGTTACTCATCGTTATCCTATTTAAAAGATTTTCCAATCGATTGCTTGAAAATTGATCGCTCTTTTGTCCAAAAAATTCAAAGCGACCCTACTGATAAAGCATTAGTTGATATGATATTATCGATGGCTAAACATTTACGTTTGAAAGTAGTGGCAGAAGGAATTGAGGAAGTAGCACAGCTCAATTATTTAATGGCAGGGCATTGTGAAACAGTACAAGGATTTTTATTTAGTAAGCCATTGCATCCGACATACTTACAAGATAACTATCAGGCACTTCAAGATAATGCACAAACTATTTTAGAAGCGTTACACGCTCAATGCTGA
- a CDS encoding NAD(P)-dependent malic enzyme, whose amino-acid sequence MDIMQKAKEMHKEAQGKMEIVAKVPVQDTYDLSLAYSPGVAQPCIEIENNPQAVYDYTIKGNLVGIVTDGTAVLGLGDIGPEAALPVMEGKAILLKRFANVDAFPICLATKDVDEIVRTVKAIAPTFGGINLEDISAPRCFEIEDRLRQECNIPVFHDDQHGTAIVVGAGLMNAIKIVNKEPKDMKVVINGAGAAGIAILRLLLQMGYRNVVMCDTKGIIYDGRKEGMNSIKDQIAKISNPFKLVGTLEDAIAGSDVFVGVSVANLLTKEHIESMNENPIVFALANPNPEITYDNARAWGVRVMGTGRSDYPNQVNNMLAFPGIFRGALDVRATDINEAMKLAAVEAIASLVSAEDLSEEFIIPKSMDERVASVVAKAVGSAAIDSGVSVLFQQPHQHV is encoded by the coding sequence ATGGATATTATGCAAAAGGCAAAAGAGATGCACAAAGAAGCACAAGGGAAAATGGAGATTGTAGCAAAGGTACCTGTGCAGGATACATATGATTTAAGTTTAGCTTATTCACCTGGCGTTGCGCAGCCTTGTATTGAAATCGAAAACAATCCGCAAGCAGTGTATGATTATACAATTAAAGGAAATCTAGTTGGCATTGTGACAGATGGGACAGCCGTTCTAGGGTTAGGTGACATCGGCCCAGAAGCGGCATTACCGGTGATGGAGGGAAAGGCGATTTTGCTAAAACGTTTTGCCAATGTGGATGCATTTCCTATTTGTCTCGCAACAAAAGATGTGGATGAAATCGTACGCACTGTTAAGGCGATTGCTCCAACATTTGGTGGTATTAATTTAGAGGATATTTCTGCTCCGCGATGTTTTGAAATCGAAGATCGCCTTCGACAGGAGTGTAATATACCCGTATTCCATGATGACCAGCATGGTACGGCGATTGTTGTTGGGGCTGGCTTAATGAATGCGATTAAAATTGTCAACAAGGAACCAAAAGATATGAAGGTAGTGATAAACGGTGCCGGGGCGGCTGGCATTGCAATATTGCGCTTATTACTTCAAATGGGTTATAGAAATGTTGTGATGTGTGATACAAAGGGGATTATTTATGACGGGCGTAAGGAAGGGATGAATAGCATCAAAGACCAGATTGCAAAAATTTCAAACCCATTCAAATTAGTTGGGACATTAGAAGACGCGATTGCTGGTAGTGATGTTTTTGTCGGTGTATCTGTTGCCAATTTATTAACGAAAGAGCATATCGAATCAATGAATGAAAATCCTATAGTATTTGCGCTAGCTAATCCTAATCCAGAAATCACGTATGATAATGCTCGTGCATGGGGTGTACGTGTTATGGGTACTGGCCGTTCAGATTATCCGAATCAAGTAAATAATATGCTTGCTTTCCCTGGTATTTTTAGGGGGGCATTAGATGTCCGCGCTACAGATATAAATGAGGCGATGAAACTGGCAGCGGTAGAAGCCATTGCTTCGTTAGTATCAGCAGAAGACTTATCAGAAGAATTTATTATTCCAAAGTCGATGGATGAGCGTGTAGCGAGCGTTGTCGCGAAAGCTGTTGGCAGTGCTGCAATTGACTCCGGCGTATCGGTGTTATTCCAGCAACCACATCAACATGTCTAA
- a CDS encoding alpha/beta hydrolase — protein MNTPFTFKHTQPANMDPTKKYPAIFLLHGMGSNEDDLPQLVQDFQDQCHIISLRGPIAQKPGFAFFTIQEVGKPDRAIFDKVLIALQRFILEAIEEFQIDPHKVFVLGFSQGAVLAQSLAFVMGNLITGIVALSGYTPKFVTEEYAIRTVNHLHAFISHGDYDYVIPSQWGMESKELFEQFGATVTFKQYPDGHGVTPENWRDLGMFLAQQLQEQDHMQ, from the coding sequence ATGAATACACCATTCACTTTTAAACATACACAACCAGCAAATATGGACCCTACTAAAAAATATCCAGCGATTTTTTTATTGCATGGAATGGGTAGCAATGAAGATGATTTACCGCAATTGGTACAAGATTTTCAAGACCAGTGTCATATCATTAGTTTGAGAGGTCCTATTGCACAAAAGCCGGGTTTTGCCTTTTTCACGATACAGGAAGTGGGAAAGCCAGACCGTGCTATTTTTGATAAAGTGTTAATTGCACTGCAACGATTTATTTTAGAAGCGATTGAAGAGTTTCAAATTGATCCGCATAAAGTATTTGTCCTTGGCTTTAGCCAAGGGGCTGTTCTTGCACAGTCACTAGCTTTTGTTATGGGCAATTTAATTACAGGCATTGTAGCATTAAGCGGATATACGCCAAAATTTGTTACGGAGGAATATGCGATTCGCACGGTCAATCATTTACATGCTTTTATTTCTCATGGTGATTATGATTATGTGATTCCTTCACAATGGGGTATGGAAAGCAAAGAACTGTTTGAGCAATTTGGCGCCACAGTTACTTTCAAGCAATATCCAGATGGACATGGTGTTACACCAGAAAATTGGCGAGATTTAGGCATGTTTTTAGCACAACAACTACAAGAACAAGATCATATGCAGTAA
- the proC gene encoding pyrroline-5-carboxylate reductase, whose amino-acid sequence MKYGFIGLGNMTTAIIKGMCNSGDFDSSYIYGYNRTKSKTTKLATSYGIQATTSIEELMAKCDVIILGVKPQMLPDVLPEVKKHLQEKHMIVSIAAGKNLNYFHGYLSESTPIIRVMPNINALIGASTSCYTANEQVTETQLRLITMLFETIGTIIEVPEHLFSIFTTIGGASPAFTYMYIDALARAAVREGMPKNMALDIAANAVLGSAKMILQSKEHPWALVDQVCSPGGTTIQGVSSLQSNHFETTIHDAVAAVTDKDRSLSK is encoded by the coding sequence GTGAAATACGGATTTATTGGTCTAGGTAATATGACCACAGCCATTATTAAAGGAATGTGCAATAGCGGAGATTTTGATTCCTCTTATATATATGGCTATAATCGTACAAAATCAAAAACAACAAAACTCGCAACCTCTTATGGTATACAAGCAACAACTTCCATCGAGGAACTCATGGCAAAATGTGATGTCATTATTTTAGGTGTGAAACCTCAAATGCTACCTGATGTTTTACCTGAGGTCAAAAAACATCTCCAAGAAAAGCATATGATTGTATCCATTGCTGCGGGAAAAAACCTCAATTACTTCCATGGTTATCTTTCAGAGTCCACGCCTATTATTCGCGTAATGCCAAATATCAATGCCCTAATTGGCGCATCAACAAGTTGCTATACAGCAAATGAGCAAGTAACAGAGACACAACTTCGTCTTATCACCATGTTATTTGAAACAATCGGCACGATAATTGAAGTACCTGAACACTTATTCTCCATCTTTACAACAATTGGTGGGGCTTCACCAGCATTCACCTATATGTATATCGATGCCTTAGCTCGCGCTGCTGTGCGTGAAGGTATGCCGAAAAACATGGCACTCGACATTGCTGCAAATGCAGTACTCGGCAGTGCGAAAATGATTTTACAATCAAAAGAGCATCCATGGGCGCTGGTCGATCAAGTCTGCTCTCCAGGTGGAACAACCATTCAAGGCGTATCTTCCCTTCAAAGCAATCATTTCGAAACGACAATCCATGATGCTGTTGCAGCTGTAACAGATAAAGACCGCAGTCTATCTAAATAA
- the cyoE gene encoding heme o synthase, translating into MEQNLKTDQNPQTVEKTIEKHSRSNVLAQTVKTGIIKSNLIPMWAGLSLGMYKNKMTLLDNIPEIIFATIGSALVIGAAGAFNNVYDRDIDAIMPRTKNRPTVTGEMSAKSTMSLAIIMLVVGVAVLALASPLAALFGFLGVFLYVVPYTMWTKRRTIYNTEIGSISGAVPPLIGWAAVSTDITHPALMGLFCVMVIWQMPHFYAIAIRKHADYEAANVPMLPVIKGMRRTYYQTNFYLILLILSSFLFGSLSIGIMLVALILSVAWLVMSIYGYHSNTDQVKWATKMFVFSLFHMTILFSTVIIYSLAGVIFKLY; encoded by the coding sequence ATGGAACAAAATCTAAAAACGGACCAAAATCCACAAACTGTAGAAAAAACAATAGAGAAACATTCGCGCTCTAATGTTTTAGCTCAAACAGTTAAAACAGGTATCATAAAATCCAATTTAATTCCTATGTGGGCTGGCTTGTCGCTAGGGATGTATAAAAATAAAATGACATTATTGGACAATATACCAGAAATCATTTTCGCAACAATTGGTTCGGCACTTGTTATAGGTGCGGCAGGAGCTTTTAATAATGTGTATGACCGTGATATAGATGCCATTATGCCGCGTACGAAAAATCGTCCGACTGTAACAGGGGAGATGTCAGCAAAATCCACGATGAGTTTAGCGATTATTATGCTTGTTGTTGGAGTAGCTGTACTAGCATTAGCCTCACCACTAGCTGCATTATTTGGATTTTTAGGTGTATTTTTATATGTTGTGCCGTATACAATGTGGACAAAGCGTCGCACTATTTATAATACCGAAATTGGTAGTATATCAGGCGCAGTACCACCTTTAATTGGTTGGGCAGCTGTATCAACTGATATTACACATCCTGCTTTAATGGGGCTCTTTTGTGTGATGGTAATCTGGCAAATGCCACATTTTTATGCGATTGCGATTCGTAAACATGCGGATTATGAAGCAGCTAACGTTCCGATGCTTCCTGTAATAAAAGGGATGCGCCGCACATATTACCAAACAAATTTTTATTTAATACTGTTAATATTATCAAGCTTTTTATTTGGTTCATTAAGTATTGGTATTATGCTTGTCGCACTTATATTAAGTGTGGCATGGCTTGTAATGAGTATTTACGGTTATCATAGTAACACGGATCAAGTGAAGTGGGCGACGAAAATGTTTGTTTTCTCGCTTTTCCATATGACAATTCTCTTCTCAACAGTTATTATTTATTCCCTAGCTGGGGTCATTTTTAAATTATATTAA
- a CDS encoding IS3 family transposase (programmed frameshift), with amino-acid sequence MGTRVSYPYELKMKAIEMRLAGVPVKQILLELNIRHKTQVETWVRWYRNGEVNRLKQPVGKQYIFNKGPEPNNEQTKLALENRYLKQQIEVPKKVRRVGEEVVGEVAVQLVASLRSMMSVKDICKHFGIARSTYYRWKQASTDARSRQAIERRIGELCRANKFRYGYRKITALLRQEMCVNHKVVQRIMQKYGWQCRVKVKKRKRTGQPYAIAANLLNRDFEATAPLQKLVTDITYLPFGQKQLYLSSIQDLYNGEIIAYSIGDCQDTDFVLDTLAQLHHLPEGCTLHSDQGAVYTSYDYQQAVKAKGITMSMSRKGTPADNAPIESFHSVLKSETFYLDNLNSTTTAIVEQTVKDYINYYNNNRIQTKLNNQSPVQYRQLVE; translated from the exons ATGGGAACAAGAGTGAGTTATCCATATGAATTAAAAATGAAAGCGATTGAGATGCGATTAGCGGGGGTACCTGTCAAACAGATTCTATTGGAATTAAATATACGCCATAAAACACAGGTCGAAACATGGGTGCGTTGGTATAGAAATGGTGAAGTCAATCGTTTGAAACAACCTGTAGGCAAACAATATATCTTTAATAAAGGTCCTGAACCGAACAATGAACAAACGAAATTAGCATTGGAAAACCGTTATTTAAAGCAACAAATTGAGGTGC CTAAAAAAGTACGCAGAGTTGGAGAGGAAGTGGTTGGAGAAGTAGCTGTACAGTTAGTTGCGTCACTAAGAAGCATGATGTCTGTAAAGGACATTTGTAAACACTTTGGGATTGCACGATCTACCTACTATCGTTGGAAACAGGCATCTACCGATGCAAGGTCTCGTCAAGCAATAGAGAGACGTATCGGTGAACTCTGTCGTGCAAATAAATTTCGCTATGGCTACAGAAAAATTACAGCACTCTTACGTCAAGAAATGTGCGTCAATCATAAAGTTGTTCAACGTATCATGCAAAAATATGGTTGGCAATGTCGCGTGAAAGTGAAAAAACGGAAACGAACAGGACAACCATATGCAATCGCAGCAAATTTATTAAATCGCGATTTTGAAGCCACAGCACCGTTACAGAAGCTCGTAACTGATATTACTTACTTGCCATTTGGTCAAAAACAGTTGTATCTTTCAAGTATTCAAGATTTATATAATGGTGAAATTATTGCCTATTCGATTGGAGACTGTCAAGATACTGATTTTGTGCTGGATACATTAGCTCAACTTCACCATTTGCCCGAAGGGTGTACGTTGCACAGTGACCAAGGGGCGGTATACACATCGTATGATTATCAACAGGCCGTAAAAGCAAAAGGCATTACCATGAGCATGTCCCGTAAAGGTACGCCCGCTGATAATGCCCCAATCGAATCGTTTCATTCTGTGTTAAAGTCTGAAACATTCTACTTAGACAATTTGAACAGTACTACGACGGCCATCGTAGAACAAACTGTCAAAGACTATATAAACTATTATAACAATAACCGAATTCAAACGAAACTAAACAACCAGTCGCCGGTTCAATACCGACAACTGGTTGAGTGA